The Vigna radiata var. radiata cultivar VC1973A unplaced genomic scaffold, Vradiata_ver6 scaffold_131, whole genome shotgun sequence genome has a segment encoding these proteins:
- the LOC111241066 gene encoding vegetative cell wall protein gp1-like — protein MSGQEPSRPDKGKTVKKARKAKYVVRVPKEIPFSNARARPDVGCSRRPPPSSTMPTPSVGPTPSTIGPTPSTIGPTPSTIGPTPSTIGPTPSTIGPTPPTVVPTPSVVGQTPYIHPSSIPTPPSIPSPDVHQPSADVADVADSADTADLDDPAPHDRPFIEPCGKGFLPSRVASQAITRTIKQQFLQPWASWGVISDDDKKLFWERFKVKPCLT, from the exons ATGTCAGGACAGGAGCCTTCACGTCCTGACAAGGGCAAGACGGTAAAAAAGGCTAGGAAGGCGAAGTACGTTGTTAGAGTTCCNAAGGAGATACCATTCTCCAATGCCAGAGCTCGACCAGATGTTGGATGCTCACGTCGACCACCACCCTCTTCTACGATGCCCACACCTTCTGTCGGGCCCACACCTTCTACTATAGGGCCCACTCCTTCTACTATAGGGCCCACTCCTTCTACTATAGGGCCCACTCCTTCTACTATAGGGCCCACTCCTTCTACTATAGGGCCCACACCTCCTACTGTAGTGCCTACTCCTTCAGTGGTAGGGCAAACACCATATATTCATCCCTCTTCTATCCCCACACCACCTTCTATACCATCTCCAGATGTACATCAGCCATCTGCTGATGTTGCTGATGTTGCTGATTCTGCTGATACTGCTGATTTGGATGATCCTGCTCCTCATGATCGACCATTCATTGAGCCGTGCGGAAAAGG GTTTCTTCCTTCTAGAGTTGCTTCACAGGCCATCACTAGGACTATTAAGCAACAATTTCTGCAGCCTTGGGCATCATGGGGAGTAATCTCTGACGACGATAAAAAGCTATTTTGGGAGAGATTTAAGGTAAAACCATGTCTTACTTAA
- the LOC106753482 gene encoding uncharacterized protein LOC106753482: MKASHRLSEMFRDARLAGQRPYWVGEHIWNSLLAHWNTPXYRIKCATAQKNRASEKGGALHTGGSITTHEHAIRMAAALGRAVHVDEVFTQTHIRKGTGEYVDERSRKTIEDFSARLTQATPEGGSGADEEMIRTQXWVDTVGGKKKGRLYGVGQLASHYSAGRGGIFRHQPSTSTTFDPNNVVSKDAYDSLLARFENLENLVRTLVPQQGHTAPSSSQQPPFQTTVVQDEDSDDSDDRDDPNPDGYHRF; encoded by the exons atgaaagcatctcaccGATTATCAGAAATGTTTAGAGATGCCCGGCTCGCAGGACAACGCCCTTATTGGGTGGGGGAGCACATATGGAATTCATTGTTGGCGCATTGGAATACGCCACANTATCGCATTAAATGTGCTACCGCCCAGAAAAATAGGGCATCAGAAAAAGGTGGTGCACTGCATACTGGAGGATCCATCACCACACATGAACATGCGATTCGTATG GCAGCGGCGCTTGGACGGGCTGTTCATGTTGATGAAGTCTTTACACAGACTCATATTCGCAAGGGGACTGGTGAATATGTCGATGAGAGGTCTCGCAAGACCATT GAAGATTTTTCTGCGAGATTGACACAGGCAACACCAGAGGGGGGATCTGGTGCTGATGAAGAAATGATCAGGACCCAATGNTGGGTTGATACAGTCGGGGGAAAAAAGAAAGGACGACTGTATGGGGTAGGGCAACTTGCCTCTCATTATAGTGCTGGAAGAGGAGGCATATTCAGACATCAACCATCTACCTCTACCACATTTGACCCCAACAATGTCGTCAGCAAAGATGCTTATGATTCACTTTTAGCCAGATTTGAAAATCTGGAAAATCTGGTTAGGACATTGGTTCCTCAGCAAGGACATACCGCCCCATCATCATCCCAGCAGCCTCCTTTCCAGACCACGGTTGTGCAAGACGAAGATag